The sequence below is a genomic window from Candidatus Eisenbacteria bacterium.
TGTCCTCAAAGGTGCCGTCCATGTGAAGCTCGCGCACCCGAAGCGCGCCCGGGACCGGACCGCGCGGGCCTGGCACCGTGACGCCGATCTCCGTCGCGATGACCTCCTCGAACACGAATCCGCAGATGTTCTCGGGGCGCCACACGTCGCCGACCCGAGGCGAGGCGGGCATGATCATCGCCGCCGGGCCATCGCGGCCGGCAAGCCAGGTGCCGTTTCGATCTGCGATCCGCCCACTCTCGTAGTTGAAGACGTCCTCGCCCAGGTACCACACCGCGCCCTTGTCGTCCTGGGTATACCAATCGAGGGCGACTTCGTGGATGCGGCCATCCACCCAAGACATGTACTGACTGACGAGCGCCTCGACTCGGCGACCGTTGCCGAGTTCGATGATGCGATTGCGTGCGAGCAGGGTGGTTTCGACGCGCAACGCCTCGCCATGGGAATTCCCCAGCATCAGCACTCGATCGAGTCGTGCGATCGGGAACAACGGATTCGTCACCCGGGTCGGGTGCGGGAACGCGGGCGTGTAGAGATCCACGCGCTGGCTCTCGGGTGCCGTCGGAAGCCCATCGCAATCACCTCCGGCAGTCCGGGCCTGCGCGTTTTCGCTCGCGGTCGCGGGTGCCAGGCGATTCAGACTGGCGGCCTGCTGCTCGCAGCCCACGGCTCCCAGCAGCAGAATTGCAATCCATGAAATGCGTCGCGTTGTCGTCACGGCTTCCTCCTCGTGGATGGGACCACCGGCCTCGCCACCCGATGGAACCAATCAAACGGAGCGCTGTGACAGACCACGGGCCGAGCCCCTGCCCGAGTTCGTTGACGCTCAGTCGCGCTTCATCGTAAGGTCCGCGCCCGGCTTCGCGTGCGGAAGTGGCGGAACTGGCAGACGCACTAGATTCAGGTTCTAGCGCCCGCAAGGGTGTGGGGGTTCAAATCCCCCCTTCCGCACCATTCAACAACGCCCTGCGAGCCCGACGCAGGCCGCGACGGCCGCACCCTGGAAGGCCGGCGCCATGTCCAACGACCGTGACTCGCCCGATCGACTGATCGCGCAAAATCGCCGCGCGAGCCATGACTACTTCATCCTCGAGACCGTCGAGACGGGGCTGGTGCTGGCCGGCGTCGAGGTCAAGAGTCTGCGCCAGGGCAAGGCGAGCCTCACCGAGGCCTACGCGATCATCGAGAACGGCGAGGCGTGGGTCATGCAGATGCACATCCCGCACTACGAAGCGGGCAATCGCTGGAACAAGGACCCGGTCCGCAAGCGCAAGCTGCTGCTGCATCGCACCGAGATCGAGAAGCTCAACAAGTCGGTCGCGCAGAAGGGGCACACGCTGGTGCCGCTCAAGCTGTATTTCAAGGATGGCTTCGCGAAGCTTCTGATCGGGGTCGGCAAGGGCAAGAAGTCCTACGACAAACGCGCGACGCTCGCCGCCAAGGACGCGCGTCTCGAAATGGACCGCGCCCGTGCCATCTCCCGCCGGGGCGGTCGCGAATGAGGCCCCGACTCGCGCTGCTCGTGGCCGTGGCCGCGCTGCTGCCGATCGCGCTCGCGGCACGCGCCGACTGGCGTTCCGAACCGCCCGAGGAAGGTCCGCTCGCCGCTCCGGTGCGTTCGGTGCGCGGCGTGCCGAGCGTCGCGATCAACGATCTCGCGCGGCTGCTGGGCGCGAGCAAGTTCTGGGATGGCGCGCGGCGCCGCATGACGCTCCGGGTGGGCGAGCGGGAGCTGGTGTTCGTCGAGGATGCGCCGTTCACCACGGTCGCGGGCACCACGTTCTATCTGGGCGCCCCCGCGAGCGCGCTCGACGGCGAGCTGCAGGTGCCGGTGGTCGCGCTCGATTCGATCACTTCGGCGAGCGGGCTGGTGAGGGTCGCGCACGACCTCGAACGTCAGCGCGTGGTGGCGTTGCCGCCGAGCGGACGTGTGGGCACGCCGAAGTTCACATCGAGTGCGGGCGGCACGCGCGTCTCACTGCCGGTCGATCGCCCCGACGAGACGGTCGTCGTATCGCGCGCGCGCGCGCGCTTTCGAGTGCGCTTCGGCGGTCTCTTCACCGGCACTCTGCCGGATACACTCGACCGCGGCGTGGTCCGCTCGGTGCGCTCGATTCCGACGCTCGGCGGCAGCGCGCTCGAATTCGAGGTGGATCGCGGCACGCGGGGCTTTCGCCTGATCACGGCCTCCAATCCGAGCCGCGTCATTCTCGAGTTCGCACGCGGCGGCGCGGAACTCGAACGCTTCGCTCCGGAGGGTCCACCGGGGCCACGACGCCTCAAGGTGCTGGTGCTCGACCCCGGACACGGCGGCACCGATCCCGGCACCGCGGCCGAAGGCGTGCGGGAGAAAGACCTCTCGCTCACGCTGGCACTCGAACTCGCGCGCGAGGTCGAGCGGCGCCTTCCGGGCACGCGGGTGGTGTTGACCCGCAATCGCGACGTCACCGTGAGCCAGGAGACGCGCGCCGAGATCGCGAATCGATCGCGAGCGGATCTGGTGTTGTCGCTTCACTTCGACGGCTTCGCAACCGAGGGGGCGCGCGGTGCCACCGCGAGCTGTCCGCCGGCCACGTTTCGGTCGGGAGCCGACGACGACTCGAGTGAGGAACCCGTGGTCGCCAACCCGCGCGCTTCGTTGCGCATCCTGCCATGGAGAGAGGTCGCGACCCGGCAGGCGGTCCCGAGTCGTGCATTTGCAGAAGCAGTGCTGTCGGCGCTCGAGCTTTCGGGCCAGGGACCCACGCGGCTTCGCGAGTACCTTCCGTATGGATTCCTCGGCGTCAACGCTCCAGGAGTGGTGCTCGACTGTGCCACGTTGAGCGCAGCGTCCGATCGCCGCCGCGTGACGCGCCCCGAAGGGCGCCGACGCCTCGTCGAGGCGATCGCGAACGGCATCGTGGCCTGGCGAGGCGATCGATGAGCGACGAGCGCATGACCTCGAAGCCGACTTACGAGGGTGTGACGACGCGGCGCGGACTGGGTACTCCGGCGCGCGGCGGCCCGGGTCCATGGCTCGCATTCCTGCTCGCGCTCGCGCTCGTGGCGGTGGCGTTCCTCGGCGTGCGCGGGCGGACGCGGGCCCCGCGCGGAGTGCCGGCGCCCGACTCGACACGCG
It includes:
- the smpB gene encoding SsrA-binding protein SmpB; its protein translation is MSNDRDSPDRLIAQNRRASHDYFILETVETGLVLAGVEVKSLRQGKASLTEAYAIIENGEAWVMQMHIPHYEAGNRWNKDPVRKRKLLLHRTEIEKLNKSVAQKGHTLVPLKLYFKDGFAKLLIGVGKGKKSYDKRATLAAKDARLEMDRARAISRRGGRE